A single genomic interval of Helianthus annuus cultivar XRQ/B chromosome 6, HanXRQr2.0-SUNRISE, whole genome shotgun sequence harbors:
- the LOC110921719 gene encoding cleavage and polyadenylation specificity factor subunit 3-I: protein MASTGAQASLKRRDSTLTRESDIMTITPLGAGSEVGRSCVFMTFKGKTIMFDCGIHPGFSGMAALPYFDEIDPSTIDVLLITHFHLDHAASLPYFLEKTTFKGRVFMTHATKAIYKLLLSDFVKVSKVSVEDMLFDEQDILRSMDKIEVIDFHQTLEVNGIRFWCYTAGHVLGAAMFMVDIAGVRVLYTGDYSREEDRHLRAAELPQFSPDVCIIEATYGVQLHQPRHIREKRFTDVVHSTVSQGGRVLIPAFALGRAQELLLILDEYWSNHPELHNVPIYYASPLAKRCMAVYQTYINAMNERIRTQFASSNPFDFKHISPLKSIEEFNDVGPSVVMASPGSLQSGLSRQLFDKWCAEKKNACLIPGYVIEGTLAKTIINEPKEVTLMNGLTAPLNMQVHYISFSAHADSAQTTTFLEELMPPNIILVHGEANEMGRLKQKLITHFTDRNTKLYTPKNCQSVEMPFNVEKMAKTIGKLAEQTPDNGENVSGLLVRKGFSYQIIAPDDLHVFSQLSTANVTQRITIPYSGAFGVIKHRLKQIYESVESVPDEESGVLTLRVHERVTVRQDSENHLSLQWTADPISDMVSDSVVALVLNASREMPKVVEEVKDEAVEEQKKSEKVVHALLLNLFGNVKYGEDGRLVITVDENVAYLDKQKGEVESENEGLKERVKVAFRRIQTAVKPIPVSGM from the exons ATGGCTTCAACTGGGGCGCAAGCATCTTTGAAGAGACGTGATTCGACGCTGACTAGAGAATCAGATATCATGACTATAACTCCATTAGGAGCTGGAAGTGAGGTTGGGAGATCTTGTGTCTTCATGACCTTCAAGGGGAAAACTATCATG TTTGATTGTGGGATTCATCCTGGGTTTTCGGGCATGGCTGCTTTGCCTTACTTTGATGAAATCGATCCTTCTACCATTGACGTTCTTCTCATTACTCA TTTTCACTTGGATCATGCTGCATCCCTTCCCTATTTTCTGGAAAAG ACCACCTTCAAGGGAAGGGTCTTCATGACTCATGCAACCAAGGCTATTTACAAGTTGCttttgtccgactttgtgaaagTGAGTAAAGTTTCAGTTGAAGACATGTTATTTGATGAACAAGACATCCTACGTTCTATGGATAAAATTGAG GTAATTGACTTCCATCAAACCCTAGAAGTCAACGGCATCCGCTTCTGGTGTTACACAGCCGGACATGTCCTTGGTGCGGCCATGTTCATGGTAGACATAGCCGGTGTTCGTGTACTCTACACGGGTGATTACTCACGTGAAGAGGACCGCCATCTTCGAGCCGCTGAGCTACCTCAGTTTTCCCCAGATGTATGCATAATCGAGGCAACTTATGGAGTCCAACTTCACCAACCGAGACACATTCGTGAGAAACGGTTCACAGACGTCGTCCATTCAACCGTTTCACAAGGAGGCCGCGTCCTAATTCCCGCTTTTGCCCTTGGTCGTGCACAAGAATTACTGTTAATCCTTGACGAATACTGGTCAAATCACCCCGAGTTACACAATGTCCCGATATATTACGCGTCCCCACTCGCAAAACGTTGCATGGCCGTCTATCAAACTTACATAAACGCAATGAATGAAAGGATCCGTACCCAATTTGCAAGTTCGAACCCGTTTGATTTCAAGCATATTTCACCTTTAAAAAGTATCGAGGAATTTAACGATGTGGGACCGTCGGTGGTGATGGCTAGTCCAGGTAGTCTTCAAAGTGGGTTATCTAGACAGTTATTTGACAAGTGGTGTGCCGAGAAGAAAAACGCTTGTCTCATACCTGGTTATGTCATTGAAGGTACATTAGCGAAAACCATAATCAACGAGCCTAAAGAAGTCACTCTTATGAACGGGTTAACCGCACCACTCAACATGCAGGTGCACTACATTTCATTCTCGGCTCACGCTGATTCCGCTCAGACGACTACTTTTCTCGAAGAACTTATGCCTCCGAATATAATTCTCGTTCATGGTGAAGCCAACGAAATGGGCCGGCTTAAACAAAAGCTTATAACGCATTTCACAGACCGCAACACTAAACTCTACACTCCAAAGAATTGCCAGTCTGTTGAAATGCCGTTTAATGTAGAGAAAATGGCAAAGACGATTGGGAAATTAGCTGAACAAACTCCAGATAATGGTGAAAACGTAAGCGGGTTATTAGTGAGAAAAGGGTTCTCGTATCAGATTATCGCACCCGATGATCTTCACGTATTTTCTCAGCTTTCGACTGCTAATGTCACCCAAAGGATAACCATCCCGTATTCCGGTGCATTTGGTGTAATAAAACATAGACTCAAACAGATATATGAAAGCGTCGAGTCTGTACCAGATGAGGAATCCGGGGTGTTGACTTTGCGGGTTCATGAACGGGTTACAGTGAGGCAAGATTCAGAGAATCATCTGTCATTGCAATGGACGGCTGACCCGATCAGTGACATGGTGTCGGATTCTGTTGTGGCTTTGGTGTTGAACGCGAGTCGGGAAATGCCAAAAGTGGTGGAAGAAGTGAAAGATGAAGCGGTTGAAGAACAGAAGAAAAGTGAGAAGGTAGTGCATGCTCTGTTATTGAACTTGTTTGGGAATGTCAAATATGGGGAAGATGGAAGGTTGGTGATAACTGTGGACGAAAACGTGGCGTATCTTGATAAACAAAAAGGGGAAGTCGAGAGCGAAAACGAGGGTTTGAAGGAACGAGTGAAAGTGGCATTTCGGAGAATTCAAACCGCTGTGAAGCCCATTCCGGTATCGGGTATGTGA